DNA from Planctomycetota bacterium:
GGACGACGCGGCGGCGGGGGCGCGGCTCCTGGAGCGCGCGCGCCGCCTGGTGGAGCGGGTTCCCGCGTTCACGCTGAGCTACGACGCGCGCCGCTGGGGCTTCCGGGACGTGGAGGCGTGCCTTCGGGAGGCCTTGGAATGAAGGAGATCCTCTGCGAATTCCGGCGCGGGGGGCGGGTGGAGTCGCTTCATCGCGTGCGGGTCGCGGTTCTCGTGGACGGCCGCACGGCGCTGGCGTGCGGGGAGGTCGCGGCGCCGGTGTTCCTGCGCTCGTGCGCCAAGCCGTTTCAGGCCTGGGCCGTCGTGGAGGCGGGGGCGGCCGACGCGTACGGGCTCGAGGCTTCGGAGCTGGCCGTCATGGCGGGGTCGCACGGGGGAGAGGCGTCCCACGTGCGGGCTGTCCGCTCGATCCTGCGCAAGGCGGGGGTGCCGGCCCGGGCGCTTCGGTGCGGAAGTCACCCGCCGCTTTCCTCCCGGGGGCTGCGGGAACTTTACGGAGCCGGGCGGGAACCGACGCCGCTTCACAACAACTGTTCGGGGAAGCACGCCGGAATGCTGGCCGCGGCGCGGCGGCTGGGGGCGCCGCTGGAGGGTTACCTCGACCCGGGCCACCCGGTGCAGCGGGCGAACCTCCGGGCCGTCGCGCGCTTCACCGGC
Protein-coding regions in this window:
- a CDS encoding asparaginase, whose amino-acid sequence is MKEILCEFRRGGRVESLHRVRVAVLVDGRTALACGEVAAPVFLRSCAKPFQAWAVVEAGAADAYGLEASELAVMAGSHGGEASHVRAVRSILRKAGVPARALRCGSHPPLSSRGLRELYGAGREPTPLHNNCSGKHAGMLAAARRLGAPLEGYLDPGHPVQRANLRAVARFTGVVARAIRIGIDGCSAPTFAVPLRALARAGAEFAGAADPSARRVREAMTAHPDRVGRPCASIMSSAPGRILAKGGAEGVYLCAVPARRAGIALKVVDGNARPVVHVLAALFRKFGLLEGEDLARVGKAADPVLRNHAGLAVGEVRVRL